In the genome of Fulvivirga maritima, one region contains:
- a CDS encoding 4Fe-4S binding protein, whose product MRILLIQKTGMSLFILACAILIAMLFINKYELSNSQLEKALSKNDYSKAAKYLTSILNKEYTSSITFNADLEKSLDRANQKIKNTFKISDSNLERSMASFSNENITFNNDLIKLPNDSINNYKKEKLQSYTSWMNGKTFETKAALKEELQGTVQNINGSIVSNLGFDNYKINTLKLSITRAANSTPIRKNPMIWLCLTIGLGILGALLYILPKLRLLPGIKNDGVFHSSHTSRGWLGYSIGIALILFYILLYWYPEYMTNWMLMVDPVSKTLNGGPASQWFFYGLLYTLAIIVMGVRMFIKYRHSKYHLARTSSVIFFQTAFAFLIPEILILLHQPSMDLKNIWPLNYTFFFDYNIENLINSGGLGLFMLVWGIVLVLIAVPVITYFYGKRWYCSWVCGCGGLAETLGDPYRQLSDKSLKAWKIERWMVHGVLAFAVIMTIGTLYTYFSGSGSLLGLDTYYIRSVYGFLIGSVFAGVVGVGFYPVMGSRVWCRFGCPLAAYLGIIQRFKSRFRITTNGGQCISCGNCSTYCEMGIDVRWYAQREQNIVRASCVGCGVCASVCPRGVLKLENDDPGNRFEKPIVISKEKIEITN is encoded by the coding sequence ATGCGTATCCTATTGATTCAAAAAACAGGAATGAGCTTATTTATATTGGCCTGCGCCATTTTAATAGCCATGTTATTTATAAACAAATATGAGCTCTCTAACTCCCAATTAGAAAAAGCCTTATCTAAAAATGACTATTCCAAAGCTGCCAAATACCTTACTTCCATATTAAACAAGGAATACACTTCCAGTATCACCTTCAATGCAGACCTTGAAAAGTCACTCGACCGTGCTAACCAAAAAATTAAAAATACATTTAAAATATCCGATAGCAATCTGGAACGTAGCATGGCCAGCTTCTCTAATGAAAACATCACCTTTAACAATGACCTCATCAAGCTACCGAATGACAGCATCAATAATTACAAAAAAGAAAAGCTGCAATCTTATACCAGCTGGATGAACGGGAAAACTTTCGAAACCAAGGCCGCATTAAAAGAAGAGCTACAAGGAACCGTACAAAACATAAACGGAAGCATTGTTAGCAATCTGGGTTTCGATAATTATAAAATCAACACCTTAAAGCTTTCTATTACGCGAGCGGCTAACAGCACTCCTATTCGCAAAAACCCCATGATTTGGCTTTGCCTCACTATTGGGCTGGGCATATTAGGAGCACTGCTTTACATCCTGCCTAAGCTAAGGCTGCTGCCAGGCATTAAAAATGACGGTGTATTCCACAGCTCCCACACTAGCAGAGGCTGGCTCGGTTACAGCATAGGCATTGCTCTTATTTTGTTTTACATCCTGCTCTATTGGTACCCCGAATATATGACCAACTGGATGCTGATGGTAGATCCGGTCAGCAAAACCTTAAATGGAGGCCCTGCCAGTCAATGGTTTTTCTACGGCTTGTTATACACTCTTGCCATTATAGTGATGGGAGTACGAATGTTCATTAAATACAGGCATAGCAAATACCACCTGGCAAGAACAAGCTCTGTTATCTTCTTCCAAACGGCCTTTGCCTTTTTGATACCAGAAATACTCATACTACTGCACCAACCCAGCATGGACCTGAAAAATATATGGCCTTTGAACTATACTTTTTTCTTTGATTACAATATTGAAAACCTGATTAATAGCGGAGGACTGGGACTATTCATGTTAGTTTGGGGCATTGTATTGGTACTCATTGCCGTACCTGTAATTACCTACTTTTATGGCAAAAGATGGTATTGCTCCTGGGTGTGTGGGTGCGGCGGTCTGGCCGAGACTTTGGGAGACCCTTACAGACAATTATCAGATAAATCTTTGAAGGCCTGGAAAATAGAACGGTGGATGGTACATGGCGTCCTTGCCTTTGCAGTTATCATGACCATTGGCACGTTATATACCTATTTTAGCGGAAGCGGTAGTCTCTTAGGATTAGACACTTACTATATTCGTTCCGTTTACGGATTCCTCATAGGCTCTGTATTTGCGGGCGTGGTAGGCGTAGGTTTTTACCCTGTAATGGGTAGCAGGGTATGGTGCCGTTTCGGATGTCCGCTGGCTGCCTACCTCGGAATCATTCAAAGGTTCAAATCTCGATTTAGAATCACCACTAACGGCGGGCAGTGTATTAGCTGTGGTAACTGCAGCACATACTGTGAAATGGGCATAGATGTACGCTGGTACGCGCAACGAGAGCAGAATATTGTGCGAGCATCTTGTGTGGGCTGTGGCGTTTGTGCTTCCGTTTGCCCCAGGGGAGTACTAAAACTAGAAAATGATGATCCTGGCAACCGGTTTGAAAAACCCATTGTAATCAGTAAAGAGAAAATTGAAATCACTAACTAA
- the floA gene encoding flotillin-like protein FloA (flotillin-like protein involved in membrane lipid rafts): MELSGIGIVLIVFLGIVVFFVFLYFIPVGLWITARFSNVKVGLFELMFMRIRKVPPGVVVNSLITATKAGLTVTTKELETHYLAGGHVPSVIKALISADKANINLTFKQATAIDLAGRDVFEAVQISVNPKVITTPKVAAVAADGIQLIAIARVTVRANIQQLVGGAGEDTILARVGEGIVTSIGSAGTHKEVLENPDKISKLVLQRGLDAGTAFEILSIDIADVDVGTNIGAKLQTDQASADLKVAEAKAEERRAMAVAHEQEMKAKAQEARAKVIEAEADVPKAMAEAFRTGNLGIMDYYKMDNIKADTEMRESIAKPGGSSSGSKDKGNKS; the protein is encoded by the coding sequence ATGGAATTATCAGGTATCGGCATAGTCCTCATTGTTTTCCTGGGGATCGTCGTTTTTTTCGTATTTCTTTATTTTATTCCTGTAGGGCTATGGATTACTGCCCGATTCTCAAATGTAAAAGTAGGCTTGTTCGAGCTTATGTTTATGAGAATTAGAAAGGTGCCTCCCGGCGTGGTGGTTAACTCACTAATTACTGCTACTAAAGCAGGTCTTACCGTTACCACTAAAGAGCTGGAGACTCACTACCTGGCGGGTGGACATGTGCCATCGGTTATTAAAGCGCTTATTTCAGCAGATAAAGCCAATATAAACCTTACTTTCAAGCAAGCTACAGCTATTGACTTGGCTGGTAGAGATGTTTTTGAAGCGGTGCAAATATCAGTAAACCCTAAGGTAATTACCACTCCTAAAGTAGCAGCAGTAGCGGCTGATGGTATTCAGCTGATAGCTATAGCACGGGTTACGGTAAGGGCTAACATTCAGCAGTTAGTAGGTGGTGCTGGTGAAGATACTATTCTTGCTCGTGTGGGTGAGGGTATTGTTACCTCTATCGGTTCTGCCGGTACGCACAAAGAAGTGCTGGAAAATCCTGATAAAATATCTAAGCTGGTATTGCAGCGTGGGCTTGATGCCGGTACGGCTTTTGAAATTCTTTCCATTGATATTGCTGATGTGGATGTAGGTACTAACATTGGTGCTAAGCTACAAACAGATCAGGCTTCTGCTGACTTGAAGGTGGCTGAAGCTAAAGCTGAAGAAAGAAGAGCCATGGCGGTAGCGCATGAGCAAGAGATGAAAGCGAAAGCTCAAGAAGCTAGAGCCAAAGTAATAGAAGCTGAAGCAGATGTGCCTAAAGCAATGGCTGAAGCGTTTAGAACCGGAAACCTCGGTATTATGGATTATTATAAAATGGATAATATCAAAGCGGATACCGAAATGAGAGAATCTATTGCCAAACCAGGCGGTAGCTCTAGTGGCTCTAAAGACAAAGGCAATAAATCATAA
- a CDS encoding sensor histidine kinase, producing MMPRFLVRANILMYCVLGVFTAKGQAHKVDSLRALILNADDTVKIKGLISLSMAYQNSDLDSALYYAERCLHEAEALGHKESLGDALINLGRLKRDKGQYDVALEYIFKSLNIYKELSDSVRIGNAINDISIVYGYSGDWEKALQYFTEALHMFQKVNDLKGEAQALNNIGLVYLQYFDDLEKAEEYFLKSLEIKQARGDKKDLGTAYGNLGKIMEENKQYDRALDYYRIAGNLYIEVNNDIFLIENRLDIANVYLQTGKLHQAYDTARVALDLAIKTHSNIALENASNTLMRIAELQGDYEKAYAYLKLNTDARDSLLRENNNQHLEELKQQYNAEDRENQIKLLQKDKQIQQANLRQKDILTYALISVIILVLIILLLVYWAYQSNKNKKDVLAFKNAKIQLQKENLLRMNKGKDQLFSIISHDIKSPLNSLKGFSNLLVNNIDMLSKEDIQQMGGKINHSLNNLSELLDNLLAWSIRQTKTQKLELVKVDINDLITKNIELYTLTAASKKITLSDYSESDLMALADINSIHTVIRNLIGNAIKFSYPDGEIKIRAFNYGDKVKVSVIDNGVGMSQEYIDRLFDLGHKDSQAGTSNEKGSGLGLILCQELIKDNNGEFHVHSELEKGSTFSFTLPRFTED from the coding sequence ATGATGCCCAGATTCTTAGTGAGAGCTAATATTTTGATGTACTGTGTTTTAGGCGTGTTTACAGCTAAAGGTCAGGCGCATAAGGTGGATAGCCTCAGAGCCTTGATTTTGAACGCAGATGATACCGTTAAAATCAAAGGTTTGATTAGTTTGTCTATGGCTTATCAGAATTCTGATCTTGATTCTGCTTTATACTATGCTGAAAGATGTTTGCATGAAGCCGAAGCACTAGGTCATAAAGAAAGCCTTGGAGATGCCCTCATCAATCTGGGGCGCTTAAAAAGGGATAAGGGGCAATATGATGTTGCGCTGGAATATATTTTTAAGTCGCTCAATATTTACAAGGAGCTGAGTGATAGTGTGCGGATAGGCAATGCTATTAATGATATTAGTATTGTCTATGGCTATTCCGGAGATTGGGAAAAAGCATTGCAGTACTTTACGGAAGCGCTGCATATGTTCCAAAAGGTCAACGACCTCAAAGGAGAGGCTCAAGCCTTAAATAATATTGGATTAGTTTATCTGCAGTATTTTGATGATTTGGAAAAGGCAGAAGAATACTTCCTTAAATCTTTAGAAATAAAGCAAGCAAGAGGCGATAAGAAGGATTTAGGAACTGCTTATGGGAATCTGGGTAAAATAATGGAGGAAAATAAGCAGTATGATCGTGCGCTAGACTATTATAGAATAGCGGGTAATTTGTATATAGAAGTTAATAATGATATTTTTTTAATAGAGAATAGGCTGGACATAGCTAATGTTTACCTGCAAACAGGGAAGCTTCACCAGGCCTATGATACCGCCAGAGTAGCCCTGGACTTGGCTATAAAAACACACTCCAACATAGCCTTGGAAAACGCCAGTAACACTCTAATGCGGATTGCAGAGTTGCAGGGCGATTATGAAAAGGCTTATGCTTACCTCAAACTCAATACTGATGCTCGTGATTCATTATTAAGGGAGAATAACAATCAGCACCTGGAAGAGCTCAAGCAACAATACAATGCTGAAGATCGGGAAAATCAGATAAAGTTATTGCAGAAAGATAAACAGATACAACAAGCTAACTTGCGGCAAAAAGACATATTGACTTATGCCCTCATTTCTGTGATTATATTGGTGCTTATAATTCTTTTATTAGTGTATTGGGCCTATCAATCTAATAAAAATAAGAAGGATGTATTAGCCTTTAAAAACGCTAAAATACAATTACAGAAAGAAAATCTTTTGCGAATGAATAAGGGAAAGGATCAGCTTTTTTCTATTATCTCGCATGATATTAAGAGTCCTTTAAATTCTCTCAAAGGCTTTTCTAATCTGTTGGTGAATAATATAGATATGCTTTCCAAAGAGGATATTCAACAAATGGGAGGTAAAATCAATCATTCATTAAATAACCTTAGTGAGCTGCTCGATAATCTTTTAGCATGGTCCATCAGGCAAACCAAAACACAAAAGTTAGAACTGGTTAAGGTAGATATCAATGATTTGATTACTAAAAATATTGAACTCTATACTCTTACCGCCGCATCAAAAAAAATTACATTATCAGATTATAGTGAGAGTGATTTAATGGCACTTGCAGATATTAATTCTATTCATACTGTGATCAGAAACCTTATTGGTAATGCCATCAAATTCTCATATCCTGATGGAGAGATTAAGATACGCGCTTTTAATTATGGTGATAAAGTAAAAGTTTCAGTAATAGATAATGGAGTGGGAATGTCTCAGGAATATATTGATCGTTTATTTGATTTAGGGCATAAAGACAGTCAGGCTGGTACTTCTAATGAAAAAGGAAGTGGCTTGGGCCTGATTCTTTGTCAGGAGCTCATTAAGGATAATAATGGAGAGTTTCATGTGCATAGTGAGCTGGAAAAAGGCAGCACTTTCTCTTTTACATTGCCTCGGTTCACTGAAGATTAG
- a CDS encoding NfeD family protein, with translation MLEWITVTALIIVGIGLIIVEVLFVPGTTFVGLLGFLAALFGLYLGFVYFGVDAGIWLTAGGSILLGVSLYFSFKGRTWEKFSLKDTISSKVNEGLTSVLKVGDEGVAVSTLKPIGKAEFTNGLFEVKSLGNYLDSGTKIRIIKISTNNIFVEPIT, from the coding sequence ATGTTAGAATGGATTACTGTTACAGCCCTTATTATAGTAGGAATAGGGTTAATTATTGTTGAAGTCCTTTTCGTACCAGGAACTACTTTTGTAGGTCTTCTTGGTTTTTTGGCTGCTTTGTTCGGACTTTATTTAGGCTTTGTCTACTTTGGTGTAGATGCGGGCATATGGCTCACAGCAGGTGGTTCCATTTTATTAGGTGTATCATTATACTTCAGTTTTAAAGGTCGTACCTGGGAAAAATTTTCGTTAAAAGATACTATTTCCAGTAAGGTAAATGAAGGACTTACCAGTGTATTGAAAGTGGGAGATGAAGGTGTAGCTGTATCTACACTTAAACCCATAGGTAAGGCTGAGTTTACGAACGGACTATTTGAAGTAAAATCTTTAGGTAATTACCTGGATAGCGGTACCAAAATAAGAATCATAAAAATTAGTACTAATAATATTTTTGTAGAACCAATTACTTAA
- a CDS encoding MBL fold metallo-hydrolase produces the protein MYIEQLYTSCLAEAAYYIESEGEATIIDPLREIQTYVDMAHQRGAKIKYVFETHFHADFVSGHIDLAKKTGATIIYGPKAQPAYDVYTAQDGEVFTIGKLTIEVLHTPGHTPESSCFLLKDEEGKNHAVFTGDTLFVGDVGRPDLLDGVMTKEELAGMMYDSLNNKIKPLSDDVIVYPAHGPGSACGKNIGKETFSTIGNQKKTNYALQEMTKETFIKKVTDGILPPPKYFFEDARINKEGYSSIDDIIARNNQALSEDAFKAEIENGAIILDTRKPDNFEKGFIPGAINIGLNGQYAVWVGSLLNINQPLVLVSEEGMEEEAIIRLARVGYENVKGYLAGGISSWNESLDTVESVSPKQVKLTNEILDVRKGGEFNNGHIEGAQLVTLSEMPANLEGLDKDKTYYVHCAGGYRSMIASSLMKRAGFKNPINVYGGFKAMEEAGLPVLLPTEA, from the coding sequence ATGTATATAGAGCAATTGTATACTTCTTGCCTTGCCGAGGCTGCATATTACATTGAATCTGAGGGGGAAGCGACTATTATTGATCCACTTCGTGAAATTCAGACCTATGTAGATATGGCCCACCAGCGTGGCGCGAAAATCAAATACGTTTTTGAAACACATTTTCATGCTGATTTTGTTTCCGGACATATCGATTTAGCAAAAAAAACCGGAGCCACCATTATTTATGGCCCTAAAGCTCAGCCAGCATATGATGTATACACCGCTCAGGATGGAGAGGTATTTACTATAGGAAAACTTACTATAGAGGTGCTTCATACCCCTGGACATACCCCCGAGTCATCTTGCTTTTTACTGAAAGATGAAGAGGGTAAGAACCATGCTGTTTTCACAGGAGACACCCTATTTGTAGGTGATGTGGGCCGCCCTGACCTGCTTGATGGTGTTATGACCAAAGAAGAGCTGGCAGGCATGATGTATGACTCACTGAATAATAAAATAAAACCACTGAGTGATGACGTAATTGTATACCCTGCTCATGGCCCTGGATCTGCTTGTGGCAAAAACATAGGTAAAGAAACTTTCTCTACTATTGGCAACCAGAAAAAGACTAACTACGCCCTGCAGGAAATGACCAAAGAAACCTTTATTAAAAAGGTTACAGATGGGATTTTGCCTCCTCCTAAATATTTCTTTGAAGATGCACGTATTAACAAAGAAGGCTATTCATCTATTGATGATATCATTGCGAGAAACAATCAGGCACTCTCAGAAGATGCTTTTAAAGCTGAAATTGAAAATGGTGCCATCATACTAGACACCCGTAAGCCTGATAATTTCGAAAAAGGTTTTATTCCTGGAGCTATTAACATTGGGCTTAATGGCCAGTATGCCGTATGGGTAGGCTCTTTACTGAACATCAACCAGCCATTGGTATTGGTGAGTGAAGAAGGCATGGAAGAGGAAGCCATAATCCGCCTTGCCCGTGTGGGGTATGAAAATGTAAAAGGCTACCTGGCCGGAGGCATAAGCAGCTGGAATGAAAGCCTGGATACGGTAGAAAGTGTAAGCCCGAAGCAGGTGAAGCTGACTAATGAAATATTAGATGTAAGAAAGGGAGGAGAATTTAACAATGGCCATATAGAAGGAGCTCAACTGGTGACTTTATCAGAGATGCCTGCTAACCTGGAAGGATTAGATAAAGACAAAACCTATTATGTGCATTGTGCCGGAGGATACAGAAGTATGATCGCCTCTTCACTTATGAAGAGAGCCGGTTTTAAAAATCCTATTAATGTATACGGAGGTTTTAAGGCCATGGAGGAAGCCGGCTTACCGGTATTACTTCCTACTGAAGCTTAA
- a CDS encoding DUF817 domain-containing protein: protein MKQLHQQITTRLSTNSTDRLSVIFIKKLLLFGWLQAISCIFPVIIFLSLALSSWASGYIPRYDLLLIICILAQFIMYKTGLETKDEVYVITMFHVLGLIMELHKVHHGSWSYPEAAYSKFFGVPLYSGFMYASVGSYICQAWRNLQLRTLRWPNKLLAITIGAAIYLNFITNAFLPDVRLYIAIALIIIFWRTKFSFTLGESTHKIFAILSFILIGFFIWLAENIATFLGAWRYAYQHNGWQMVEWHKITSWSLLVIVSIIIVGQLKIFKKEVF from the coding sequence TTGAAACAATTACATCAACAAATCACCACCAGGCTTTCTACCAATAGTACGGATCGGCTATCAGTTATTTTTATTAAGAAACTACTGTTATTCGGTTGGTTACAGGCCATTTCGTGCATCTTTCCAGTGATTATATTTCTTTCGCTGGCACTTTCTTCGTGGGCATCGGGCTACATTCCTCGTTATGACCTACTACTTATCATCTGCATTCTGGCTCAGTTTATCATGTATAAGACAGGCCTGGAAACTAAAGATGAGGTTTACGTTATCACCATGTTTCATGTGCTGGGGTTGATCATGGAACTTCATAAGGTGCATCATGGCTCATGGTCATATCCAGAAGCTGCTTATTCTAAGTTTTTCGGAGTGCCTTTATACTCTGGCTTTATGTATGCCAGTGTAGGCAGTTATATATGTCAGGCCTGGCGAAACTTGCAGCTACGCACTTTGCGCTGGCCCAATAAGTTATTAGCCATAACCATAGGTGCGGCCATCTATCTGAACTTCATCACCAATGCTTTCTTGCCAGATGTGAGGTTATATATTGCAATAGCCCTCATCATTATATTTTGGAGAACCAAATTTAGCTTTACTCTTGGCGAAAGCACCCATAAAATCTTCGCTATTCTATCCTTCATCCTCATCGGCTTTTTCATATGGCTAGCAGAAAATATAGCCACTTTTTTAGGTGCTTGGCGATATGCTTATCAGCACAATGGCTGGCAAATGGTAGAATGGCATAAAATCACCTCCTGGAGCTTATTGGTCATTGTAAGCATTATTATAGTAGGACAGCTGAAAATTTTCAAAAAAGAAGTTTTCTAA
- a CDS encoding WG repeat-containing protein, protein MTTTLRMKHLFLLFNLTVFLFSFGFESIAGDPYKLFEDHGKQGLKNTEGNVVIPAKYESLGWSKGGLEVINNTIGYKTSEGWGLISLGNEIITEPEYMQIYPSGKRLLIAAKKGKISQREFLGAISTEGKIVLPFKYASITISDLRAIVSNKNGREYLYGVVDLGGKEIIPLSYKEIIPLGNLRYAVRNKDNKTAIYNDNGKQVVDFTLDSISPFKSGYAVVFQNHERGLVNTNGVMVSPIGSKDFDLTGEVPQKLDFNTWLILDQEQKEIDKFAFDDIEPVNEDYLQVYCNEKTWLIDSVGNALTPKNIDGLVYTPEGLVAFRKQQKWGVMTQDAKEVLSARFDSVYLSNDMIYCREKVGGVKKWSLYDVHGVKKSTQLYDNIGPETSYIYPVKKGEYWGFINRAGDEVIHCVYDEVTPVIDGYLMVKFHGEYGVIDKVGRWIVFPQPKFIKIINDDYYLELDRNLTNLKSFEEGTVYFTQNKVEVFDNYLLEYLSEGSVWKVDFEGRILNKPSGNEKYQEVRKPTEGFYPVKINGQYGFIDNQNRLRIANRYDDVGNFSEELAAIKLLGRWGFIDKRERIVVQPLYDWVSGFQDGLSIAETSSGMGLINAQGNKVSSFDYDSVYHENNGRYVIIKNGKKGLINKAGRLIVNPKYDELVDLGNGSVIVKKFNKYGVIDLHGVDVIPLIYDKLYFDEAHSHYLAMKKTEWKAVQLP, encoded by the coding sequence ATGACCACGACATTGAGGATGAAACACTTATTCTTACTTTTTAATCTTACTGTTTTCTTATTTTCCTTTGGTTTTGAATCCATTGCCGGAGATCCGTATAAGCTTTTTGAGGATCATGGTAAGCAAGGGCTGAAAAATACCGAGGGCAACGTTGTTATACCTGCTAAGTATGAATCTCTGGGCTGGAGCAAAGGTGGTTTGGAGGTGATTAATAATACTATTGGTTATAAAACCTCAGAAGGTTGGGGGCTAATCAGCTTGGGTAATGAAATAATTACTGAGCCTGAATACATGCAAATTTATCCTTCTGGCAAGCGTTTACTTATAGCAGCTAAGAAGGGAAAGATCTCTCAAAGAGAGTTTTTAGGAGCAATCTCTACTGAAGGTAAAATAGTATTGCCATTTAAATATGCCTCTATTACTATTTCTGACCTAAGAGCTATAGTTTCTAATAAAAATGGCAGAGAATACCTTTATGGGGTGGTTGACCTGGGTGGAAAGGAAATTATTCCACTAAGTTATAAAGAGATAATTCCGCTGGGAAATCTGCGCTATGCGGTAAGAAATAAAGATAATAAAACGGCCATTTATAATGATAATGGCAAGCAGGTGGTTGACTTTACCTTAGACAGCATCAGCCCGTTTAAGTCAGGCTATGCAGTGGTGTTTCAAAACCATGAAAGAGGCCTGGTAAATACTAATGGGGTGATGGTTAGCCCTATCGGAAGTAAAGATTTTGACCTTACCGGAGAGGTGCCCCAAAAGCTGGATTTTAATACCTGGCTGATTTTGGATCAGGAACAAAAGGAGATAGATAAATTTGCTTTTGATGATATAGAGCCTGTAAATGAAGATTATCTGCAGGTGTATTGTAATGAAAAAACCTGGCTTATAGATAGCGTTGGTAACGCGCTGACTCCTAAAAATATTGATGGATTGGTTTATACTCCTGAAGGTTTAGTGGCCTTTCGCAAACAGCAAAAATGGGGAGTAATGACTCAAGATGCTAAAGAGGTGCTTAGCGCTCGCTTTGATTCTGTATATCTGAGTAATGATATGATCTATTGCAGAGAGAAAGTGGGCGGAGTGAAAAAATGGTCTTTATATGATGTGCATGGAGTGAAGAAGTCTACTCAGCTGTATGATAACATCGGGCCGGAGACCAGCTATATTTATCCTGTAAAAAAAGGTGAATATTGGGGGTTTATTAATAGGGCTGGTGATGAGGTGATTCACTGTGTTTATGATGAAGTAACTCCGGTTATTGATGGCTACCTGATGGTGAAGTTTCATGGCGAGTACGGAGTTATAGATAAAGTAGGCCGATGGATTGTTTTTCCGCAGCCGAAGTTTATTAAAATTATAAATGATGATTATTACCTGGAGTTAGATAGAAACCTGACTAACCTAAAGAGCTTTGAAGAAGGTACCGTTTATTTTACACAAAATAAAGTGGAGGTTTTTGATAATTACCTCTTGGAGTACCTCAGCGAAGGATCAGTTTGGAAGGTAGATTTTGAAGGGCGAATATTAAATAAGCCTTCTGGTAATGAGAAATATCAGGAAGTAAGAAAGCCTACAGAAGGTTTTTATCCAGTAAAGATTAATGGGCAGTATGGATTTATTGATAACCAAAACAGGCTTCGAATAGCTAACCGATATGATGATGTAGGTAATTTCAGTGAAGAACTGGCGGCTATCAAGCTTCTGGGCCGATGGGGCTTTATAGATAAACGAGAGCGAATAGTAGTGCAGCCATTATATGATTGGGTAAGCGGTTTTCAGGATGGACTTAGTATAGCAGAAACCAGTTCAGGCATGGGGCTTATTAATGCTCAGGGAAATAAGGTTTCTTCTTTTGACTATGATTCTGTTTATCATGAGAACAATGGTCGTTATGTAATCATCAAAAATGGTAAAAAAGGCCTTATCAATAAGGCGGGCAGGCTCATTGTTAATCCTAAATATGATGAGCTGGTAGACCTGGGTAATGGAAGCGTCATTGTGAAAAAGTTCAATAAATATGGCGTAATCGATTTACATGGTGTAGATGTAATTCCTTTGATCTATGATAAATTATATTTTGATGAGGCTCATTCACATTATCTGGCTATGAAAAAAACTGAATGGAAAGCAGTACAGCTTCCATAA